A stretch of Xenopus laevis strain J_2021 chromosome 8S, Xenopus_laevis_v10.1, whole genome shotgun sequence DNA encodes these proteins:
- the vgll4l.S gene encoding transcription cofactor vestigial-like protein 4: protein MAVSSLQYTMGISSGFKVYILEGQHNSRDTERLRPLNNHGIPVYPIKRKLSPDPPQISKRMCPVSPPSRVKVTLPPMNLKAQAGAPPLKNCGPHLTLEHVLRRLMPAQRHLERSEPATSPEEQPLALVKRVEKPSETAQLSPALLQQMRPSVITCVSRQKPLVPLPTEAANLSRACATKGLCKTPLLDVEEHFQRSLAHKCPMVSRPTPTSPFSSISVEDHFSKTLGSKWPLIRAAADSPSSTEGQSRRRV, encoded by the exons ATGGCAGTCTCCAGCCTCCAATACACCATGGGAATCTCCAGTGGATTTAAAGTCTATATCCTGGAAG GGCAGCACAATTCCCGGGATACAGAAAGGCTCCGTCCCCTGAATAACCATGGGATCCCAGTTTATCCAATCAAACGCAAGCTCAGCCCGGACCCACCACAGATTTCCAAGAGAATGTGCCCTGTCAGCCCACCCAGCAG GGTAAAGGTAACCCTTCCTCCTATGAATCTAAAGGCCCAAGCTGGAGCCCCTCCACTAAAGAACTGCGGCCCCCATTTAACCTTGGAGCATGTCCTCAGAAGGCTAATGCCAGCACAGAGACACTTGGAGAGGTCTGAGCCTGCTACCAGCCCAGAAGAACAGCCACTGGCACTGGTGAAAAGGGTAGAGAAACCCAGCGAGACAGCACAGCTCTCCCCAGCCCTCCTGCAGCAG ATGCGACCATCTGTCATCACTTGTGTCTCCAGACAAAAGCCACTGGTCCCACTTCCTACAGAAGCAGCAAATCTTTCAAGGGCCTGTGCAACTAAAG GTCTATGCAAGACCCCGTTGTTAGATGTCGAAGAACACTTCCAGAGAAGCCTGGCCCACAAGTGCCCGATGGTTTCCCGTCCAACTCCAACATCCCCATTCAGCAGCATCTCCGTCGAGGACCATTTCTCCAAAACTCTGGGCTCCAAGTGGCCGTTAATCCGAGCGGCTGCCGACTCTCCCTCTTCCACGGAAGGGCAGAGCCGAAGGCGTGTCTAG
- the timp-1.S gene encoding metalloproteinase inhibitor 1 codes for MLCLVVLLVLGCLGQDVWGCSCGRRHPQAAYCSADFVIQGRFIGKTQHKTQEQGRVKYEIKTTKIFKAPDGMDDIQFLSTPLMESMCGFEHHISNKSQTFLITGHVVNGKLEIDQCNFIVPWASLSAAQKRGFQEVYRKACSCNIVPCYSGTCSLESDSQCLWTDVLVHWQEPLNGAQSKYMACVDQGNGLCTWESQKPSAIAARNKKAISATKEE; via the exons GGGTGCAGCTGTGGCCGAAGGCACCCCCAGGCTGCTTACTGCAGCGCAGATTTTG TTATTCAAGGGAGATTTATTGGAAAGACCCAGCACAAGACACAAGAGCAGGGCAGAGTGAAGTATGAGATCAAAACTACTAAg ATCTTTAAGGCCCCTGATGGAATGGACGACATACAATTTCTGAGCACCCCATTAATGGAAAGCATGTGCGGCTTTGAACATCACATTTCCAACAAGAGCCAGACCTTCCTTATTACAG GGCACGTGGTGAATGGTAAATTGGAAATCGACCAGTGTAACTTCATTGTTCCTTGGGCCTCACTATCCGCCGCTCAGAAGAGGGGCTTCCAGGAGGTGTACCGCAAGGCCTGTTCCTGTAAT ATTGTCCCCTGCTACAGTGGTACCTGCTCCCTGGAATCTGATAGCCAGTGCCTTTGGACCGATGTACTGGTGCACTGGCAGGAGCCTCTCAATGGGGCACAATCCAAATACATGGCCTGTGTTGACCAGGGCAACGGTTTGTGCACATGGGAGTCTCAGAAACCCAGCGCCATCGCTGCTAGGAATAAAAAGGCAATTTCGGCAACCAAGGAAGAGTAa